From one Desulfurobacterium thermolithotrophum DSM 11699 genomic stretch:
- a CDS encoding ribonucleoside-diphosphate reductase subunit alpha, which yields MRKISVVKRNGSKEPLNIEKIRKVINWAAKGLEVNTLKLESKLKLHFYDGITTREIHKSIVNTALQLTTPEEPDWRILAGRLFIFNLYKEVSIKRGTSKLAYIGGGKEYLKVLKDLVEKGLYTNEIFKSYSEEEIVKAGDYLKLEYDFLYDYAGANLLAKRYLCIYEDYPIELPQEMYMSIALMLAKDESIDKRMTLVKKFYDLIAGKKLSLATPILINLRRPNGNLSSCFITAMDDSLDSIMYTANQVAQISKRAGGVGVNLSRIRAQGSWIKKVFGASGGVVPWIRILNDIAVAVNQEGKRAGAVTVALDVWHLDIFDFLELKTENGDLRRKAFDIFPQVVIPDLFMERVKKDKDWLLVDPYEVEKKFGFRLYELWGEEFEKAYVQIEKESYKLKLKKKVKAKELLKEILKTQVATGLPYIFFKDTANRLNPLKHDGYIGNGNLCMESFSNFRPSKSFKTTLEKGKIVSKVEKPGLVHTCNLLSINLANIENDKELEDVVRTAVRILDNTIDLTTSPILESKLHNDRYRTIGIGTLGLADYLAKREIPYGKQSLNLIDELYEKIAYYGIDESINLAKERGKFQAFEGSDWSRGIIIGKDREYLLKKTHLKEKWLTVLEKLKKYGIRNGQLFAIAPNTSSGLLQGATPGVLPPFSRFYIDKNQKQAVPICPPYLKKKFWFYRESKFLNQKEVIDVISTIQRWVDSGISMELLFNLNLGVRAKDIFETVIYAWEKGIKTIYYVRTIQKDSQTAISKKEECVACAN from the coding sequence ATGCGAAAGATTTCTGTCGTTAAAAGAAATGGCAGTAAAGAACCGCTTAATATAGAAAAAATTAGAAAAGTAATTAATTGGGCTGCAAAGGGATTAGAAGTAAATACATTAAAACTTGAATCAAAATTAAAACTTCATTTTTATGATGGAATTACAACTCGAGAAATTCATAAATCCATAGTAAACACAGCACTTCAGCTTACAACTCCAGAAGAACCGGACTGGAGAATCTTAGCTGGAAGACTTTTCATCTTTAATCTTTACAAGGAAGTATCCATAAAAAGAGGAACCTCAAAACTTGCATATATTGGTGGTGGAAAAGAGTACCTAAAAGTCCTAAAAGACCTTGTAGAAAAAGGTTTATATACCAACGAGATTTTCAAAAGTTACTCTGAAGAAGAAATAGTTAAAGCTGGAGACTATCTAAAGCTTGAATACGATTTTCTATACGACTATGCAGGAGCAAATCTACTTGCCAAAAGATACCTATGTATATACGAAGACTATCCGATAGAGCTCCCTCAGGAAATGTATATGTCAATAGCTTTAATGCTTGCTAAAGACGAATCTATAGATAAAAGAATGACATTAGTTAAAAAGTTTTACGACTTGATAGCTGGTAAGAAGCTATCTTTAGCTACGCCAATTCTTATAAACTTGAGACGTCCAAACGGAAACCTTTCTTCTTGCTTTATTACTGCAATGGACGATAGTCTTGATTCCATTATGTATACTGCAAATCAAGTCGCGCAAATATCAAAAAGAGCTGGTGGAGTTGGAGTAAACTTATCAAGAATTAGAGCTCAAGGTTCTTGGATTAAAAAAGTCTTTGGAGCAAGTGGTGGAGTAGTTCCATGGATAAGAATTCTTAATGACATAGCTGTAGCTGTAAACCAAGAAGGCAAAAGAGCCGGAGCTGTTACGGTAGCTCTTGACGTTTGGCATCTTGACATTTTCGATTTTCTTGAACTAAAGACAGAAAATGGTGATCTAAGAAGAAAAGCTTTTGACATATTTCCTCAAGTTGTGATTCCAGACCTTTTTATGGAAAGAGTAAAGAAAGACAAAGATTGGCTACTTGTTGATCCATATGAGGTAGAAAAGAAGTTTGGCTTTAGGCTATACGAACTCTGGGGAGAAGAATTTGAAAAAGCCTACGTACAAATAGAAAAAGAAAGCTATAAGTTAAAGCTAAAAAAGAAAGTGAAAGCTAAAGAACTCTTAAAAGAAATCCTTAAAACCCAAGTTGCAACAGGACTTCCATACATTTTCTTTAAAGATACTGCAAATAGATTAAATCCACTTAAACACGATGGCTATATCGGAAATGGAAATCTCTGCATGGAAAGCTTTTCTAACTTTAGACCTTCAAAGAGCTTTAAAACAACTTTAGAAAAAGGAAAAATTGTCAGCAAAGTAGAAAAGCCAGGACTAGTTCATACGTGTAATCTTCTTTCTATAAACCTTGCAAACATAGAAAACGATAAAGAGCTTGAGGATGTAGTAAGAACTGCTGTAAGAATACTTGATAACACTATCGACCTTACAACTTCACCAATTTTGGAAAGTAAACTTCACAACGACCGTTATAGAACGATTGGAATTGGAACGCTTGGGCTTGCAGATTACCTTGCTAAAAGAGAAATACCTTACGGGAAACAATCTCTTAATTTAATAGATGAGCTTTATGAAAAAATTGCTTACTACGGAATAGACGAAAGCATAAATCTTGCAAAGGAAAGAGGAAAATTTCAAGCTTTTGAAGGCTCAGATTGGAGCAGGGGAATAATTATTGGAAAAGATAGAGAGTATCTTTTAAAGAAAACTCATCTAAAAGAAAAATGGCTCACAGTTTTAGAAAAGCTTAAAAAGTATGGAATTAGAAATGGTCAACTCTTTGCAATAGCTCCAAATACAAGTTCTGGACTCTTGCAGGGAGCAACTCCAGGAGTACTACCACCCTTTAGCAGGTTCTATATTGACAAAAACCAAAAACAAGCAGTTCCGATATGTCCGCCTTACCTAAAGAAAAAGTTTTGGTTTTACAGAGAAAGCAAGTTTTTAAACCAAAAAGAAGTAATAGATGTTATCTCCACAATCCAAAGGTGGGTTGATAGTGGAATTAGTATGGAGCTCCTTTTTAACCTTAACCTTGGAGTAAGAGCAAAAGACATTTTTGAAACAGTCATTTACGCTTGGGAAAAAGGTATAAAGACCATCTACTACGTTAGAACGATTCAGAAAGATAGTCAAACAGCAATTTCTAAGAAAGAAGAGTGTGTAGCCTGTGCAAACTGA
- a CDS encoding metal-dependent transcriptional regulator produces MTNEKLAPRLEDYLETIYLLEKKNGVARVKEIANERSVKMPTVTDVLRRLSERGYILYEPYGYVRTTEKGREYAENLYKKHEVLKDFMKTVLQLPPEIAEKEGCLMEHHLSKETVRKIQKLVDFFREKGLSEEFKEFLWKG; encoded by the coding sequence ATGACGAATGAAAAATTAGCTCCTAGACTAGAAGATTATCTTGAGACAATTTATCTTTTAGAAAAAAAGAATGGAGTAGCAAGAGTTAAAGAAATAGCCAACGAAAGAAGTGTGAAAATGCCTACGGTTACAGACGTTTTAAGAAGACTATCAGAAAGAGGATATATCCTTTACGAGCCTTACGGATATGTTAGAACAACTGAAAAAGGAAGAGAGTATGCTGAGAATCTCTATAAAAAGCATGAAGTTTTAAAAGACTTTATGAAGACAGTTCTTCAGCTCCCTCCAGAAATTGCAGAAAAAGAAGGATGCCTGATGGAGCATCATCTTTCTAAGGAAACAGTTAGAAAGATTCAGAAGTTAGTTGACTTTTTTAGAGAAAAAGGACTTTCTGAGGAATTTAAGGAGTTTTTATGGAAGGGATGA
- the mqnE gene encoding aminofutalosine synthase MqnE: MEGMTNPFLVPEFVEDNSLIPIVEKILLGERLTFEDGIKLFKTNDILTLGKLADFVNKKKNGNLVYFVVNRHINLTNLCIGNCKFCAFRRSKSDADSYELTIDEVLKKIESFKGISEIHIVSGLHPEWSYDYYIELLREIKKNFPYVHIQAFTAEEIDHLCRISGKDTEEVFCDLIEAGLGSLPGGGAEIFSEEIRKKLCPEKLSSDRYLEIHKIAHKFGLKTNASILYGHIETYEDRVKHLLRLRELQDETGGFQAFISFAYHPKNTKLGGNFTTGFDDLKMLSVARVLLDNFPHIRAFWIMLGEKLAQISLHFGVDDLDGTVIEESITHSAGANTGSFMPKERLIKLIKESGKIPVERDTNYNVIKVYD, from the coding sequence ATGGAAGGGATGACAAATCCTTTTTTAGTTCCTGAGTTCGTAGAAGATAATTCTCTCATTCCAATAGTGGAAAAAATCTTATTAGGAGAAAGACTTACTTTTGAAGATGGAATTAAACTTTTTAAGACAAACGATATCTTAACTCTTGGAAAACTTGCGGATTTTGTAAATAAGAAAAAGAACGGAAATCTTGTCTACTTTGTTGTTAACAGACACATAAATCTTACAAATCTTTGTATTGGAAACTGCAAGTTCTGTGCTTTTAGAAGAAGTAAAAGCGATGCAGATTCTTATGAACTAACTATAGATGAAGTTTTAAAAAAAATTGAATCTTTTAAAGGTATTTCTGAAATTCATATAGTTAGTGGTCTTCATCCAGAGTGGAGTTATGATTATTATATAGAGCTCTTAAGGGAAATAAAGAAAAACTTCCCTTACGTACATATCCAAGCGTTTACAGCAGAAGAAATTGATCATTTATGCAGAATTTCTGGAAAAGATACTGAAGAAGTTTTTTGCGACTTAATAGAAGCTGGTCTTGGTTCACTTCCTGGAGGTGGAGCTGAAATTTTTAGTGAAGAAATAAGAAAGAAGCTTTGTCCTGAAAAGCTTTCATCTGATAGATATCTTGAGATTCATAAGATTGCTCATAAATTTGGATTAAAAACAAATGCTTCTATCCTTTACGGTCATATTGAAACTTATGAAGATAGAGTTAAGCATCTTTTAAGGTTGAGAGAGCTCCAAGATGAAACCGGCGGTTTTCAAGCCTTTATTTCCTTTGCTTACCATCCGAAAAACACCAAACTTGGCGGTAACTTTACAACAGGCTTTGATGATCTTAAGATGTTATCAGTTGCAAGGGTTCTTCTTGATAATTTTCCTCACATAAGAGCTTTTTGGATAATGCTTGGAGAAAAACTTGCTCAAATATCTCTTCACTTTGGGGTTGATGACCTTGATGGAACAGTTATTGAAGAATCAATTACCCACTCTGCAGGTGCAAATACAGGTTCTTTTATGCCAAAAGAAAGACTCATAAAACTTATAAAAGAATCGGGTAAGATTCCGGTGGAAAGGGATACGAACTATAACGTTATTAAAGTTTATGATTAG
- a CDS encoding 4Fe-4S binding protein, whose amino-acid sequence MKIQKLRFIVQTAFFLLIAYGIYKYYLFVFYGSNRPDFLDAFLPIVGVYDIIMKIRTGITDPFHPAAMPIMLAVILITFILGKGFCSWICPVGTLLDYITWLRNKLLFIKKIDNVGSKLKNWKYFFALDIPLRSLKYLILGWFLYNILLIPAQMMSMMAQNISAAADIELFKFWIDLFHGKENLFAAILVLILIFSFIIPRFWCKYLCPLGAFYGIFNLFSLTHLRRSPKTCTQCKQCSNCLIGLTPYKTVEFNNSECVMCLQCKSKCTHDAMKLQILGRNVPLWIYPFALIGVFIGIIGLFMAAGIWHSHLTMRDEAYLLLNHGFDVEWARNILMK is encoded by the coding sequence ATGAAAATACAGAAGCTAAGATTTATAGTTCAAACAGCTTTCTTTTTACTAATTGCTTACGGTATTTATAAATACTACCTCTTTGTATTCTATGGAAGTAATAGACCAGATTTCTTAGATGCTTTTCTTCCCATTGTTGGAGTTTACGATATTATCATGAAAATTCGCACTGGAATTACAGATCCTTTTCATCCAGCAGCAATGCCAATAATGTTAGCAGTAATTTTAATTACATTCATTCTAGGAAAAGGCTTTTGTAGTTGGATATGTCCTGTTGGAACATTACTTGATTATATTACTTGGCTTAGAAATAAGCTACTCTTTATTAAAAAGATTGATAATGTGGGAAGTAAATTAAAGAATTGGAAATACTTCTTTGCTCTTGATATACCTTTAAGGAGTTTAAAGTATTTAATTCTTGGTTGGTTTCTTTATAACATACTTTTAATACCAGCCCAAATGATGAGCATGATGGCTCAAAATATAAGTGCAGCTGCAGATATAGAGCTTTTTAAGTTTTGGATAGACCTTTTTCATGGTAAAGAAAATTTATTTGCTGCAATACTTGTATTAATTCTTATCTTTTCTTTTATTATTCCTCGCTTCTGGTGTAAATATCTATGTCCTCTTGGTGCTTTTTATGGAATTTTTAATTTATTTTCTCTAACTCATCTTCGAAGGTCTCCTAAAACTTGCACTCAATGTAAACAGTGTTCAAATTGCTTAATAGGTTTAACTCCTTACAAAACTGTGGAATTTAATAATAGTGAGTGTGTTATGTGTCTTCAGTGCAAAAGTAAATGTACTCATGATGCTATGAAGCTACAAATACTTGGTAGAAATGTTCCGCTATGGATTTATCCTTTTGCACTTATAGGTGTTTTTATTGGTATTATAGGATTGTTTATGGCGGCAGGAATATGGCACTCACATTTAACTATGAGAGATGAAGCATATCTTCTTCTAAACCATGGATTTGATGTTGAATGGGCAAGAAATATTTTAATGAAATAG
- the cobC gene encoding alpha-ribazole phosphatase encodes MPRIILVRHGKTVWNAEGRYQGKMDIPLNEEGKEQARRVGEALKDFPVKAVYSSPLSRCKDTALEIAKHHNLPVEERDGFKEIDHGEWEGMLASEVQEKYPELFKLWKAKPAEVRMPGEGGESLQDVYDRAVKAFEEIVSKHSNDDLIVIVGHDATNKVIMCYLLGVDLNKFWAFKQANCGITVLEYDPETKKVVVHVANATGHLGKEIDFEIQKSL; translated from the coding sequence ATGCCAAGAATCATATTAGTTAGACATGGGAAAACCGTTTGGAACGCTGAAGGTAGATACCAAGGAAAGATGGATATACCGCTAAATGAAGAAGGAAAAGAACAAGCAAGAAGAGTGGGAGAAGCTTTAAAAGATTTTCCAGTTAAAGCTGTTTACTCAAGTCCTCTTTCAAGGTGTAAAGATACAGCTTTAGAAATTGCAAAACATCATAATCTTCCTGTTGAAGAAAGAGACGGTTTTAAGGAAATAGACCATGGAGAATGGGAAGGAATGCTTGCTTCTGAAGTACAAGAAAAATATCCAGAACTTTTTAAACTTTGGAAAGCCAAACCAGCAGAAGTAAGAATGCCAGGAGAGGGTGGAGAAAGTCTTCAAGATGTTTATGATAGAGCTGTAAAAGCTTTTGAAGAAATTGTTAGTAAACATAGCAACGATGACCTAATAGTTATTGTGGGACACGACGCAACAAACAAAGTTATAATGTGCTATCTACTTGGAGTTGATTTAAATAAGTTCTGGGCATTTAAACAGGCAAACTGTGGAATTACTGTTTTAGAGTATGATCCAGAAACAAAAAAAGTTGTTGTACATGTAGCAAACGCAACAGGACATCTTGGAAAAGAAATAGATTTTGAAATTCAAAAGTCTTTATAA
- a CDS encoding glucose-6-phosphate isomerase — protein MAVVFSFEGCNLPQLEVQKLISKYNLFNLVNEKEMPFIKSLQTNLKEIKDVIGSLKNKFDTLVVVGMGGSSLGTKAIYNTLTCDEFNHGRKLVFFDNIDPTYVKRCIDSLDWSKTVFAFISKSGKTLETVSLLNVIKEEFRKRRIANPGKQMIFIGDPGNAFEKLSKENKAFFFPILPEIGGRFSVLTPVGLVPAEFIGYGTKELLDGARAVVESPKSAIYLGVYKYLHYLRNRTISVMMMTYSNYLREFTEWYAQLWAESLGKDGKGQTPMKAIGTSSQHSVLQLFMDGHDDKIYQFFIIENYREDVRLPERTEILDFIAGKKLSDIIKAEFEGTVKALLSRKRPIIQVELDDLSPWNLGYLFMSYMVATVVIGKLMGVNPYGQPAVEVGKKLAYEKLKKT, from the coding sequence ATGGCTGTTGTTTTTTCATTTGAAGGATGTAATCTTCCTCAATTAGAAGTTCAAAAATTGATTTCTAAATATAATCTCTTTAATCTAGTAAACGAAAAAGAAATGCCTTTTATTAAATCTCTCCAAACTAACTTAAAAGAAATCAAAGATGTAATAGGAAGTTTAAAGAATAAATTCGATACTCTTGTTGTTGTAGGCATGGGAGGTTCTTCTCTTGGAACAAAAGCAATATACAATACTTTAACATGTGACGAGTTTAATCACGGAAGAAAATTAGTTTTCTTTGACAACATTGATCCGACTTATGTAAAAAGGTGTATAGATTCTCTTGACTGGAGTAAAACAGTTTTTGCTTTTATTAGTAAATCAGGAAAAACACTTGAAACAGTTAGTTTATTAAATGTAATAAAGGAAGAATTCCGGAAAAGAAGAATAGCTAATCCAGGAAAACAGATGATTTTTATTGGAGATCCTGGAAATGCCTTTGAGAAATTGTCAAAAGAAAATAAGGCCTTCTTTTTTCCTATCCTTCCTGAAATTGGTGGAAGGTTTTCAGTTCTCACTCCAGTAGGTCTTGTCCCAGCAGAATTTATAGGTTATGGAACTAAAGAACTTTTGGACGGAGCAAGAGCAGTAGTTGAAAGTCCAAAATCGGCAATTTATCTTGGAGTTTATAAATATCTTCACTATTTAAGAAACAGAACTATTTCTGTAATGATGATGACCTACTCTAACTATTTAAGAGAATTTACAGAGTGGTATGCTCAATTGTGGGCAGAAAGTTTGGGAAAAGACGGGAAAGGACAAACACCAATGAAAGCTATAGGTACATCTTCTCAACATTCAGTTCTTCAGCTCTTTATGGACGGACACGATGATAAAATCTACCAATTCTTTATAATTGAAAATTACCGAGAAGATGTTCGTCTTCCAGAAAGAACAGAAATTCTTGATTTTATAGCCGGTAAGAAACTATCAGATATAATCAAGGCAGAATTTGAAGGAACAGTTAAAGCACTTCTCAGCCGTAAAAGACCAATAATTCAAGTTGAATTAGATGATCTGTCTCCCTGGAATCTTGGTTATCTCTTTATGAGTTATATGGTTGCAACTGTTGTTATTGGAAAGCTTATGGGAGTCAATCCATACGGTCAACCTGCAGTAGAAGTGGGAAAAAAACTAGCTTATGAAAAACTTAAAAAAACATAA
- the rlmB gene encoding 23S rRNA (guanosine(2251)-2'-O)-methyltransferase RlmB has product MGFIIWGRNTLEEAVKSGRTLEKVYLQYGHYFEPSFLNWLKEKGIKFQWAKKQQLERLAKTKKHQGIVAILSPIEYISCEKLFKSTIEKESFFVVLDRVTEPQNLGAIARTVESFGGVGILLPEKNSAPINEIALKASSGALFHLMVSRVPSLNESLITFKKLGGSIYAVETGGKDIRNINFQKPLGLILGSEGKGIEKNLLKLSNEIVSIPTVGKTPSLNVSVAAGIAIWSMFT; this is encoded by the coding sequence TTGGGCTTTATAATATGGGGAAGAAACACACTTGAAGAAGCTGTAAAGTCGGGAAGAACTTTAGAAAAAGTGTATCTCCAATATGGACATTATTTTGAGCCCAGTTTTCTTAATTGGTTAAAGGAAAAAGGAATTAAATTTCAATGGGCAAAAAAGCAGCAACTTGAAAGGCTAGCAAAAACGAAGAAACATCAAGGAATAGTAGCAATCCTATCGCCAATAGAATACATTTCTTGTGAAAAACTTTTTAAAAGTACCATTGAAAAAGAAAGCTTTTTCGTAGTTCTTGATAGAGTGACAGAACCTCAAAACTTAGGTGCTATTGCTAGAACAGTAGAATCTTTTGGAGGAGTGGGTATTCTTCTACCGGAGAAAAACTCTGCTCCGATAAATGAAATTGCCTTGAAGGCTTCATCTGGAGCTCTATTTCATCTAATGGTTTCAAGAGTTCCTTCTCTAAATGAATCATTAATCACTTTTAAAAAATTGGGTGGTAGTATTTATGCTGTAGAAACAGGTGGAAAGGATATAAGAAACATAAATTTTCAAAAACCATTAGGACTTATTTTAGGTTCTGAAGGAAAAGGAATAGAAAAAAATCTTTTAAAACTTTCAAATGAAATAGTATCAATTCCTACAGTAGGTAAAACTCCTTCTTTAAATGTTTCAGTAGCAGCTGGAATAGCAATTTGGAGTATGTTTACATAA
- a CDS encoding ribonucleotide-diphosphate reductase subunit beta, whose protein sequence is MKPRPIFNPNGNDDPTKRGILYGNTTNIFNLNDVKYEWATKLYRVMMANFWIPETVDLTQDVLDYKELTEDERQAYDEILSFLVFLDSIQTTNIPNIAAYVKAPEITIDLSIHAYQEAIHSQSYGYTIESVIPPQHRETVYYWWKKDPILFERNKYIADIYQKFLEEPTMENYGEVLVGNYLLEGLYFYNGFMFFYNLASRNLMQGTADIIRYINRDELTHVILFEHFMKDLTDEEFKKYLPKDKIYEMFKVAVNQEQRFSKKVIGNKILGMNEKSIEEYTYYVANKRLKALGLDPIFPDTPNPYEHLERIADTGGEGNVKANFFEATVTSYNQASAVEGWDEI, encoded by the coding sequence ATGAAACCAAGACCAATTTTCAACCCGAACGGAAACGATGATCCTACAAAAAGGGGAATACTTTACGGAAATACCACCAACATCTTTAATCTTAACGACGTTAAGTATGAGTGGGCTACAAAGCTTTATAGAGTTATGATGGCAAACTTTTGGATTCCCGAAACAGTTGATCTTACTCAAGATGTTTTAGACTATAAAGAGTTGACTGAAGATGAAAGACAGGCTTACGATGAAATACTTTCCTTTTTAGTTTTTCTAGATTCTATTCAGACAACAAACATTCCAAATATTGCAGCTTATGTTAAAGCTCCTGAAATAACAATTGACCTTTCCATTCATGCCTATCAGGAGGCTATCCATTCTCAAAGCTATGGATATACGATAGAGTCTGTTATTCCCCCGCAGCACAGAGAGACTGTTTACTATTGGTGGAAAAAAGATCCAATACTTTTTGAAAGGAACAAATACATAGCTGATATTTATCAGAAGTTTCTTGAAGAACCAACAATGGAAAACTATGGAGAAGTTCTTGTAGGAAACTATCTTCTTGAAGGTCTTTATTTTTACAATGGCTTTATGTTTTTCTATAACCTTGCATCCCGCAATCTTATGCAAGGAACAGCTGATATTATTCGCTACATAAATAGAGATGAGCTAACTCACGTTATTCTATTTGAGCACTTTATGAAAGACCTGACAGATGAAGAGTTTAAAAAGTATTTACCTAAGGACAAGATTTATGAAATGTTTAAGGTAGCAGTTAACCAAGAACAAAGATTCAGTAAAAAAGTTATTGGAAACAAAATCCTTGGAATGAATGAAAAGTCTATTGAAGAATATACCTACTATGTTGCTAACAAAAGATTAAAAGCTCTTGGACTTGATCCTATATTTCCTGATACTCCAAATCCTTATGAGCATCTTGAAAGAATTGCAGACACAGGTGGAGAAGGAAACGTTAAAGCTAACTTCTTTGAGGCTACAGTTACCTCTTACAATCAAGCAAGTGCTGTTGAAGGTTGGGACGAAATTTAG
- the mqnE gene encoding aminofutalosine synthase MqnE: MEEVILSLVKDKNLFSIIEKIFYNKRLTFEDGIKLFNSFDLPILGLLGNYAAEKKNGKLAYFNVNVHITPTNICIGTCKFCAFRKKKGEDGAYELTIEKILEKLRNYKEQNPGLTEVHIVGGLHPDWGYTEYIEIIRAVKESFPDIHIKAYTAEEIKYIAEKGRKSIEETIKDLIEVGLGSIPGGGGEIFKKEVRKKICPDKISGEEYLKIHKTAHRFGLKSNATMLFGHIESYKDRVDHLLKLREAQDETGGFQTFIPLAFHPLNTKIPGATYTTGVDELKTIAVSRLLLDNFSHIKAYWIMLGEKVAQIALQFGADDIDGTVTEEDITQAAGAKAGEYMPKSRLIKLIKEAGKIPVERDTLYNVIKIYD, from the coding sequence ATGGAAGAAGTTATTCTCTCCCTTGTAAAAGATAAAAATTTATTTTCCATTATTGAAAAAATTTTTTATAATAAAAGACTCACTTTTGAAGATGGAATTAAACTTTTTAACTCTTTTGATCTTCCTATACTAGGACTTCTTGGAAATTATGCTGCCGAGAAAAAGAATGGAAAACTTGCCTACTTTAATGTTAACGTTCATATAACTCCTACAAATATTTGTATCGGAACTTGTAAATTCTGTGCATTTAGGAAGAAAAAAGGTGAAGATGGAGCTTACGAGTTAACAATTGAAAAGATCTTAGAAAAGTTAAGAAATTACAAAGAACAGAATCCCGGACTTACAGAAGTCCATATTGTTGGAGGACTTCATCCTGATTGGGGATACACAGAGTACATTGAAATAATTAGAGCTGTTAAAGAAAGCTTTCCAGATATTCACATAAAGGCTTATACTGCTGAAGAAATTAAATATATTGCAGAAAAAGGAAGAAAATCTATTGAAGAAACTATAAAGGATTTGATAGAAGTTGGACTTGGCTCTATTCCTGGAGGAGGAGGAGAAATTTTTAAAAAGGAAGTGAGAAAAAAAATTTGTCCGGATAAAATATCTGGTGAAGAATACCTTAAGATTCATAAAACTGCTCATAGATTTGGCTTAAAGTCTAACGCGACAATGCTTTTTGGACATATTGAAAGCTATAAAGATAGAGTTGACCATCTTTTAAAACTTAGAGAAGCTCAAGATGAAACAGGTGGTTTTCAAACGTTTATTCCACTTGCCTTTCATCCTCTTAATACAAAAATTCCCGGAGCAACTTATACTACCGGAGTTGACGAACTCAAAACTATCGCTGTTTCAAGACTTTTGCTCGATAACTTTTCTCACATTAAAGCTTATTGGATAATGCTTGGAGAAAAGGTTGCCCAAATAGCACTTCAATTTGGAGCCGACGATATAGATGGAACAGTTACAGAAGAAGATATTACGCAAGCTGCTGGAGCAAAGGCTGGAGAGTATATGCCAAAAAGCAGACTTATAAAGCTTATAAAAGAAGCTGGAAAAATTCCTGTTGAGAGAGATACTCTCTATAATGTTATAAAAATTTATGATTAA